GTCGGCGATGAGCCGCGAGCCGCGCCGCGAGATCAGGAAGCCGGCCACCAGCATCAACGCGGCCGTGGAGATGCCGTGGTTGACCATGTAGAGCGTCGCGCCGGACTGGCCCTGGCTGGTCATCGCGAAGATGCCCATGATGATGAACCCGAAGTGCGAGATCGACGCGTACGCGATCAGGCGCTTCATGTCGCGCTGGCCGACCGCGAGCAGCGCCCCGTAGACGATGCTGATCAGCGCCAGTACAAGGATCGCGGGCGTCGCCCACTTGCTCGCCTCCGGGAACAGCTGGAGGCAGAAGCGGAGCATCGCGAAGGTGCCCACCTTGTCGACGACCGCGGTGATGAGGACGGCGACCGGTGTGGTGGCCTCCTGCATGGCGTTGGGCAGCCAGGTGTGCAGCGGCCACAGTGGCGCCTTCACCGCGAAGGCGAAGAAGAAGCCGAGGAACAGCCAGCGTTCGGTGTTCGTCGCCATGTCGAGTGTGCCGTTGGCGCGGGCCTCGGCGATCTCCTGGAGGCTGAAGTTCCCGGCGACGACATAGAGGCCGATCACCGCGGCCAGCATGATCAGACCGCCGACCAGGTTGTAGAGCAGGAACTTCACGGCCGCGTACGAGCGTTGTGTCGACGCCACCTTCTCGCCGTGCTCGTGGGCGCGGTCCCCGAAGCCGCCGATGAGGAAGTACATCGGGATGAGCATGGCTTCGAAGAAGATGTAGAAGAGGAAGACGTCGGTGGCCTCGAAGGAGAGGATCACCATCGCCTCGACGGCCAGGATCAGGGCGAAGAAGCCCTGCGTCGGCCGCCAGCGGCTGCTGCCGGTCTCCAGCGGGTCGGCGTCGTGCCAGCCCGCGAGGACGATGAACGGGATCAGCAGCGCCGTCAGCGCGATCAGCGCGACCGCGATGCCGTCGACGCCGAGTTCGTAGCGGACCCCGAAGTCCGCGATCCAGGAGTGGGATTCGGTGAGCTGGTAGCGGTCGCCGTCCGGGTCGAAGCGGACCAGGATGGTGATCGCGAGGGCGAGCGTGGCGAGCGAGAAGAGCAGCGCCAGCCACTTGGCGGCGGTGCGCTGGGCGGCCGGTACGGCGGCCGTGGCGATCGCCCCGATCGCCGGGAGCGCCGCCGTCGCTGTCAGCAGAGGAAAGGACATCGGTATCAGACCGCCCTCATCAGCAGGGTCGCGGCGATGAGGATCGCCGCACCGCCGAACATCGAGACCGCGTACGACCGCGCGAAGCCGTTCTGCAGCCTGCGCATCCGTCCGGACAGGCCGCCCATCGAAGCCGCCGTGCCGTTGACGACGCCGTCGACCAGGGTGTGGTCGACGTACACCAGGGAGCGTGTGAGGTGCTCGCCGCCTCGCACGAGGACGACGTGGTTGAAGTCGTCCTGGAGCAGGTCGCGCCGGGCGGCCCGGGTGAGCAGCGAGCCGTGCGGGGCGACGGCCGGGACCGGACGGCGGCCGTACTGGGCGTAGGCGAGGGCGACGCCGATGACCATGCATGCCACCGTCGCGCCGGTGACCACTCCCGCGCTGATCGGGGGGTGG
Above is a window of Streptomyces sp. DT2A-34 DNA encoding:
- a CDS encoding NADH-quinone oxidoreductase subunit M, which translates into the protein MSFPLLTATAALPAIGAIATAAVPAAQRTAAKWLALLFSLATLALAITILVRFDPDGDRYQLTESHSWIADFGVRYELGVDGIAVALIALTALLIPFIVLAGWHDADPLETGSSRWRPTQGFFALILAVEAMVILSFEATDVFLFYIFFEAMLIPMYFLIGGFGDRAHEHGEKVASTQRSYAAVKFLLYNLVGGLIMLAAVIGLYVVAGNFSLQEIAEARANGTLDMATNTERWLFLGFFFAFAVKAPLWPLHTWLPNAMQEATTPVAVLITAVVDKVGTFAMLRFCLQLFPEASKWATPAILVLALISIVYGALLAVGQRDMKRLIAYASISHFGFIIMGIFAMTSQGQSGATLYMVNHGISTAALMLVAGFLISRRGSRLIADYGGVQKVAPVLAGTFLIGGLATLSLPGLAPFVSEFLVLVGTFTRYPVIGIIATFGIVLAALYTLVLYQRTMTGPVKPEVAAMPDLRVRELVVVAPLVVLLIFLGVYPKPLTDIVNPAVKHTMSDVQKKDPQPEVEAAK